TCCAAAATCAACCTCTCTTTCTTGCAAAGAATTGTTCTACCACATGAAGCCCACCGAGAACCACCGCAGGAATTCCCTGGCCAGGATAGACAGTATCTCCCGTGAGAAGAAAGTCTGGATCTTCCGAACGGTTACTGATCATTCGGAAAGGATTAAAAAAATAGGAACTGGGGATCCCGCCCACTCTTCCCCATTTCCGACCAGTCCAAGTTTGCCATGTAACAGGCGTTGCAGAATGTTGGAACTGAATCTTGTCTTTTTGAAACCAAAAAAACTCCTCCTCCAAAGTTTGTAAAAGGATGGATTCTAATTCTTTCTTTTTTTTCTGATACGATCCATCACGAACCCATAACTCTGGATTTTCGATATGAGTTGAAAGCGATAGGATCCGAATACCGTTTGGCGAACGAATGGGATCTTCGGGATGAGATAGAGAAAGGAAAATGGAATTTCCACCACCATAAGGTAATGTTTTCTTCAGATGGATTTGATGATGTAAACATTCCGATCGGATAGATTCCTCCGAAGGATCTGTTTGGATAGCGATACCCAAAGTAAAGGCACCCCAAATTCCTTTTTCCATTTTTTTGACTTTGGTTTTTAGTTTAGGTAGGTCTTCCGTGATTTCAGTGAGATTCCAAACGGGAAGATTCGAGACCACCACTTTACCCAAAAAACGAAACTGTTCTCTATTTTTGGTTTGGATTTCCCAAAGATTTTTTTTTCCTCCTTCTGACTCTGCCACTTTATTAATTTGAATAACATTTTGTTTGTAAAGAATCCTTCCTCCCTTTGTTTCTATTTTCTTAAGTAGAGAATGTGAAAGCGAGACCATTCCCCCTTCTACCACATAATTTTGTAATTGTGGATAAGTGAGTCCAGCGGCCGCCATCACAAAGGGGGCAGTTTTTGTGGTAGTTTGGTTGGTAATGAGAAGTTGTTCGTCTAAGAACCGAATCCACTCTTTGTTTTGAATAAGTCTGAAAACTTGCAGGACAAAACGTACGGACACAAAGGAAAATACAAAAGGAATCAAATCACGAAATTGAAACTGTAAAATTGTTTTTCCTAGATCAGAAAGATTTTGGAAGGGAAAAAATTTGTATCTTGCAGATAAACTCCAAAGCGAATCCGATAGGAAATAACAAAGTTTCCAAAACAATTCCATTCGGAACCCTCCGCCAAATACACGTTTCACTTCCATAATCCACTGCGAACGGTCTTTGTATCTTTCGATCGTTTTGCCATCCATATGAACCACAAGAGAACGGTCCAAAGGGAAAACTGGGAATTGGATTTGAAATTCTTTGCAAAGTTTATCTAAAGGAAGGCCCGGTTCAAAACCAACAAGAGTTGTTGCCCCTGATTCAAATACAAAGCCATTCTTTTGGAAACTAGAAGCACATCCACCAGGAGAGGTGCCTTTTTCTAAAATCAAAACTCGTTTGCCTTTTTCAGAAAATGATAGAGCGGCACTGAGAGCGCCAAGTCCTGATCCGACAACCACCACATCCCAAATCGTATCCATCCTCCTGTAGACAGGCTTTCTAACGAGGATGGATAAAATTTAAAAAGAACCCTTCATTCCGACCAAAGTTTTTTTAAATCACTGGCAATGTTCTTTTGCATCGCTTCGTTTGTTCCACCACCAATGCTAAGTAAAATGGCATCTCTATGCAAACGTTCCACAGGATATTCCCGGCAATACCCATACCCACCTAAAACCTGAATGGCATTCCTTGAAACACGTTCCGCCATTTGAGTTGCCACAAGTTTTGCGGATGCTGCACCAAGTGAGTTACGTACATCGGGTCCAAGTTCACTTGCCACATGATAAACGAGAGCTCGTGCCGCTTGGTAATCAGCATAAGACTCAGCAACCATCCTTTGGATTTGACCAAACTCCATCAGTTTTTTACCAAAGGCTTCTCTATGACGAATGGTATAATCACACATGATATCGATACAACGACGAGCAATTCCAAGTGATTGAGCCGCAAGTGTTACCCTTTCAATTTCTAAATTGCGCATCATATGAGTGACAGCACCATTCTCTACGCCGAGCAAATTCTCTTCTGGAACTTCCATATCTTCGAAAACAAGTTGAGTAGTGGGTGAAGAACGCATCCCCATTTTTTCTTCTTTTTTTCCTACCGAAAAACCTTTGTAAGACGACTCGATTACAAAGGAGGTCATCTTTTTTCCATTTTTTTCTAACTTAGTATAAAGAACAAAAACTTGTCCGATGGATCCGTTGGTAATGTATTGTTTGACACCGTTGATGATATAACGATCTCCCTTCTTCACTGCATGAGTTGTCATTCCAAGAACATCGGTTCCCGCACCAGGTTCCGTCATTCCCATACCGCCAATCCATTCCCCAGTAATTACCTTACTTAAATAACGAGCCCGCTGCGAAGGGTTAGAACTATAGAAAAAATTATTCACAAATAAAACTTCGTGAGCTAAGTAAGAAAGAGTAAACCCAGGATCAAATCTTGACATTTCTTCGTGGATGATGACAGAGGCAAGTGGATCCAGTCCATGACCTCCATCGGCCTCAGGAACAGTGATTCCAAAAATTCCAAGTTCCGAACCGAGCCGTTTGAAAAGCATCGTATTGAATGTTTCTTTTTCATCATTTTCCTTTGCTTGTTCATCCATTTCTCGTTCTGCAAATGATGCCACGGATTCTCTTAGTGCCAAATGGTCTTCTGTTGGATTGAATAAATCTAGTGATGATTTTTTTGTCGATAACGTACTCATGCGATAATTTTTCCGTACTTTTCCTGAGCCTGTAAACGAAAAAACCATGGCAGATTGCGACCCAAATATTGAATTCGCTACAAAAACGAACAATTTTTCATATCTTAGAAATTCCTTGTAGAAAGAAGTTTTAATTATACACTAACGAAAGTTATTTTAGACATATGAAGTGACACAACTTACAATAAGATAAAACAAAAACTACATCCACCAACAGAATAACTACTTACAACTAGTGATTATCCTATGAGGAAATACCTATGTAATAAAAAGTAATAATCAAATACGGGAATCGATTTACATTTTTATCATTCTATACAAACATCACCATAACAAATGAAATATCTTTCGTCAAATCAATCGAAATTACAATGAGCACTAACGATACAAACATAGTACCCAGAGAAAAGCTCGCCAAATTTGAGTTAA
The sequence above is a segment of the Leptospira terpstrae serovar Hualin str. LT 11-33 = ATCC 700639 genome. Coding sequences within it:
- a CDS encoding phytoene desaturase family protein, yielding MDTIWDVVVVGSGLGALSAALSFSEKGKRVLILEKGTSPGGCASSFQKNGFVFESGATTLVGFEPGLPLDKLCKEFQIQFPVFPLDRSLVVHMDGKTIERYKDRSQWIMEVKRVFGGGFRMELFWKLCYFLSDSLWSLSARYKFFPFQNLSDLGKTILQFQFRDLIPFVFSFVSVRFVLQVFRLIQNKEWIRFLDEQLLITNQTTTKTAPFVMAAAGLTYPQLQNYVVEGGMVSLSHSLLKKIETKGGRILYKQNVIQINKVAESEGGKKNLWEIQTKNREQFRFLGKVVVSNLPVWNLTEITEDLPKLKTKVKKMEKGIWGAFTLGIAIQTDPSEESIRSECLHHQIHLKKTLPYGGGNSIFLSLSHPEDPIRSPNGIRILSLSTHIENPELWVRDGSYQKKKKELESILLQTLEEEFFWFQKDKIQFQHSATPVTWQTWTGRKWGRVGGIPSSYFFNPFRMISNRSEDPDFLLTGDTVYPGQGIPAVVLGGLHVVEQFFARKRG
- a CDS encoding acyl-CoA dehydrogenase family protein, with protein sequence MSTLSTKKSSLDLFNPTEDHLALRESVASFAEREMDEQAKENDEKETFNTMLFKRLGSELGIFGITVPEADGGHGLDPLASVIIHEEMSRFDPGFTLSYLAHEVLFVNNFFYSSNPSQRARYLSKVITGEWIGGMGMTEPGAGTDVLGMTTHAVKKGDRYIINGVKQYITNGSIGQVFVLYTKLEKNGKKMTSFVIESSYKGFSVGKKEEKMGMRSSPTTQLVFEDMEVPEENLLGVENGAVTHMMRNLEIERVTLAAQSLGIARRCIDIMCDYTIRHREAFGKKLMEFGQIQRMVAESYADYQAARALVYHVASELGPDVRNSLGAASAKLVATQMAERVSRNAIQVLGGYGYCREYPVERLHRDAILLSIGGGTNEAMQKNIASDLKKLWSE